The Thermocrinis albus DSM 14484 genome segment AGGATGATCTTCAGGTGAACTTCACCTACGGCGTAGTGTTGGAACTTCTCAAGAGGACGGAAGAGGCCAAAAAGGTGTACGAGGAGCTTTTGCAGAAGGATCCCAACAACGTGAGGATAATGGAGAGGCTAGCCGGTGTTTATGCAGATCTGGGGGATTACACTAAGGCGGAAGAAACCGCCCAGAAGGTTCTAAAAATAGATCCCAGCAATTACAACATGCTGCTTTTGATGGCTCACCTTCTTTCAGAAACCAACAGGCTTCAGGATGCTTTCCTTTACGTTCAGAAAGCTAAGGAGATAAACCCCAACGACTACAGAGTCTACTTTGTTACCGCCATCCTGTTGGACAAAGAGGGCAAGTATCTGGAGGCAGAGAAGAACCTCAGAAAGGCTATAGAGCTAAATCCGGAAGACCCAGATCTTTACAACCATCTTGGCTACTCGTTGCTACTGTGGTACCACAGTGCAAGGGTTGAGGAAGGGGAGAAACTGATACTGAAGGCCTTAGAGAAAGATCCTGACAACCCGGCTTATCTGGACAGCTACGCTTGGGCCCTTTATTACAGAGGAAAGTATCACGAAGCTTATCAGCTTCTGAAGAAGGCTCTGGAGAAGGAAAAAGAGGACCCTGTCATTCACGAGCATATGGGAGAAGTACTCATGAAGCTGGGTAACAGAGAGGAGGCCCTCTATCACTACAGAGAGGCTTTGAAACTTCTAGAGAAGGGTAAGAGAGGAGAGCCGGGTCAGAAGGAGAGGCTTATGGAAAAGTTAAGGTTCTGATGCTGTGGAACTGGATAGCGTGGAGGACGATTCGGTTATCTCTCTTGGTGAGCACCTTCCTCACACTGTCTTTCTTTATAGTCCAGCTGGTGAAGCTGGATAAACTCATCTTCAAGCTTCCCGTTTTTGATGCTGTAGGTTTTATGTTCCTTTGGTGGTCCTACTTTTTTGTGTACTTTATTCCATCCTCTTTACTTCTGTCTTGGTGTTGGAACCTTTACGAACTTAAGGAGAACAAAAAACTTCACGTGATGCAGACCTTTGGTATATCATTGGGTAACGTACTGTTTCACACCCTCCTTCGCCTTTCTCCGCTACTTTTGGCTATGGCGGTAGGAGCCTATCTTTTGCATCAGTCTGACATATCTACCGCCAGAAACATACTGCTGAGTAAGTATTACTCCAAGTTGCTCATGGGTATACCGGCCGGTGATTTCTACACTGCGGGAGACGTAACCTTTTACGTGGGAGAAAGGGAAGGGAATACGTGGAAAAACGTTTTTCTGAAAACCCAGGACCTTACTGTGGTAGCAAAGGAGGCCGTGCTACACTCCGATGGAATTCTGTTAAAGCACGGATCCGTCCTTACAGAGAAGGAAAACAAGAGGTTTCTGGCCCGTTTTGATGTATACCTATTACGCCTTGGCACACCTCCCGGAACCATCTCCCAAACCACCACAAAAGACACGCTGGTGAACTTTATAAACCTCTTCTTCAGTATCGCACTGATACCTGTTGTTTCTCCTCTCGTACTGGGACTTATAAGGACACACACTCAACTTTACTACCTAGTGGGTCTTATATCCATCTTCTATCACCTTACCATCCTCCTCATCAGGTCCTCTCTCACCTTTTCATGAAGTTTTCATGTTGGATACGATATTATTTTCCTTAGTAAAACTTTTAAGGAGGTGTTGCCATGAAGAAGCTCCTCGTAGCTCTGCTCACCGTAGCCTTTGCAGGTTCTGCAGCCTTAGCTGCCGAGCAAGCAGCTCCAGCCGAGCAGAAGAAGGAAGAAAAGCCCGCTGCTGAGCAAAAGAAAGCTCACAAAAAGAAAGCCCACAAAAAGCACATGAAGAAGAAGGAGGAGAAGAAGGAAGAAAAGAAGGAGCAAGCTCCCGCAGAGCAACAGAAGAAGTAAGCTTTAAAGGGGGGGGTCTGCCCCCTCCTTGTCACTCTTTCAGTAACACCCTTCTCAGTAGGTCTCTATCTCCTTCTATACTTTCAAGTTCAGCCTTCACACTTCCTATCACAAAGGAGAGTTGCATCTTTACGGGTAGCAACATTCCGTCATCAAGCCAAAGAGTCCACTGTCCAGTGGGACGGAGCAGACCCTTAGTCTGTATGTTGGGATTTACCAACACTTTCACACTCTCAAAGTTACCAGCCGGTGTTCTCACCAGCTCTTTACCTACCACCTGATAGGGTATCTCGTAGTTCTTATCGTCGTAAAACATTTTGATTTTACCGGCGCTGGTCTTTTTAACATTGGCGTAAAGGGTGAGGCTGGCGGTGTAAGGCTCCACGTATCCCGTATAGACGTACTCTTTAACCTCTTCCTTCTGTATGTTGTTGGTAAGATCCTCGTACTTTACCTCCCTAACCTTTATTCTTCCGTTCTGAAAGTGATAAAACTGTTCTCTCTTAAAGGTCCCCTCTTCCTGATGGTAGAAAAAAGATATGGGTCTGATGGGGTTTAGATCTACAAGGGCGTTTCCATAGTTGTACACTCTCTTAACTAGTTTTCCTACGTTTACAGTTTTGACCCAGCTGGATATGTGTAGCTTGTCACCCTTTTGACTGTAAGTTATGCAGGTGACAGCTACAGGTAAGAAGAGGTACTTGGCGGTGTAGCAGGCAGTAAGTTCCGCAGCCCATAGGGTGGAGCTAAGGGTCAGGAAGGCCAGGAGGTACGAAGATCCTCTAACCATTGTCGATATTCCTGTACCATGGAGGGATGGTTAAACTTAACGGCCTGTTTTATACCCTCTTCCAAGGCACGTGCAGCCTTTTCGTAATCTCCCAGCTCTTGGTAACACTCGGCTAGTAATCTGTAAGCTGCTCCTTCGTCCTCTTTCATACTGAGGTATTTTTCCATATGTTCTATGGCCTTTTCCAGATGTCCCTTCTTTTTGTACTCCAAGGCGAGAGAATAGTGAACAAGAGGGTTGTTGGGATCCTTCTCCAGAAGCTGTAAGAAGTAGTTAAGCCTGTCCATTCTTCAACCTCCCATAAGCTGCCATCACATACCCAAGAAAGGCATTTTCCGGTTGTGCTCCCACAAACTCCACCAGTCCCCTGTTTATCACGATTTTAGGGACACCCACCACCTGGTACAACTGGGCAAGGTCAGGGTTTTCAGAGGCGTCTACCACTACAGCCTTTATGTTATCGTTGGCTATGGCAAAGTTTACCGCCGTTATGGCGGCAGCCGGACAGTAGCCACACGACGTGGTGACAAACACCATGATCTCTATAGGAACGTCTATCTCACTTAGAAACTCCAGTGTCTTTTCGGAGAGTTTGGGTTCCCTTTTGGAAACCTGCAGTATGGTGTGAACGAGGGTGGAAAACTCAAGCCCTGCGGGCAGTCCTATGTAGCGTATCCCATAGTCCTTATCACCTTCCACCACTATGGTGGGTACACGCTCAATACCATAGCGGGCACTGATTTCTCTATCCACGAGGGGAGAGTATATATCCAGCTTTATCCTTTCATCCAGCTGTGCCACTTCTTTGAGTAACTCCTCGGCGGTGGGACAGGTATCACAACCTATAGCCTGAGAGAAGAGTTTGATGTTAACCGGTTCCTTAAGGTCCTTTGAGAAAATCTCCCTCAGTTGAGTTCTTACGTCTAACCCTAGCAGCATCCTCTTCCTCCTTAAGGGAATGATTATATTCTTAAAAGATATGCGTACGGAGGAGTTTGACTATTATCTGCCTAAGGAACTCATAGCCAAGTATCCTGTAGAGCCACGCCACGCAGCACGCCTTATGGTGATAAACAGAAAGGATGGTAGCATAAAACACGACATCTTTTGGAACCTTCCTCTCTATCTACAAGAGGGTGATCTCGTGATCTTCAACAACTCTAAGGTGCTACCTGCCAGACTCTTCGGACACAAGCCTACAGGTGGAAGGGTAGAGATCCTCCTTACCGATTATGTGGATAAACACGTGTGGCGCGCTCTCATAGGTGGTAAGAACATAAGGGAAGGCATGGTGATAGAGGTGGGGGAAGATCTTAAGGTGGAGGTAAGAAGACACTTGGAGGGAGGTAAGTTTGAAGTTTTTCTCATATCTTCTGATCCTGCGAGAGCTTTGGACCGTTACGGTCACATACCAATCCCTCCTTACTTAGAGAGGGAGGATGAGCCCATTGACAGGGTGTATTACCAGACAGTCTTTGCTCAGGAAGAGGGTTCTGTGGCAGCACCCACAGCCTCTTTACACTTTTCCCAAGAGCTTCTGGACCGACTGGAGGAGTTTGGTATAAAGAAAGCCTTTATAACCCTGCACGTGTCTTATGGTACCTTTAAACCTGTAAAGGTCTCCGAGGTAGAAGAGCATCGTGTGGATCCTGAGTACATAAAGGTACCCCAAGAGACCATAGAGCTTATCAAGAGAACCAAGGAGAAAGGTAAAAGGGTTGTGGCTGTAGGAACAACCGTGGTGAGAGCTCTTGAGACGGCCGTGGATAAGCCTTACGAAGGCTGGACAGATCTCTACATATACCCAGGATATCAGTTTAAGGTAGTGGATGCCTTAGTTACCAACTTCCATCTCCCCAGGTCCTCCCTCCTCTTTCTGGTGTGCGCCTTTGGCGGAAAGGATCTTATAATGCATGCTTACAACGTGGCTGTAAAGGAGCGTTACAGGTTTTACAGCTATGGAGATGGTATGTTGATACTGTGAAGAACCTCAAAGGCTCTGTAAGAACTCCTCACATTAGGACCGCTTGCAACCCATTTGAACCCCAAAGACAGAGCTTCTTCCTTTAAAGCTTCAAACTCCTCCTTGGTGTAGTATTTCA includes the following:
- a CDS encoding tetratricopeptide repeat protein; this encodes MDRLNYFLQLLEKDPNNPLVHYSLALEYKKKGHLEKAIEHMEKYLSMKEDEGAAYRLLAECYQELGDYEKAARALEEGIKQAVKFNHPSMVQEYRQWLEDLRTSWPS
- a CDS encoding DUF3108 domain-containing protein; this encodes MVRGSSYLLAFLTLSSTLWAAELTACYTAKYLFLPVAVTCITYSQKGDKLHISSWVKTVNVGKLVKRVYNYGNALVDLNPIRPISFFYHQEEGTFKREQFYHFQNGRIKVREVKYEDLTNNIQKEEVKEYVYTGYVEPYTASLTLYANVKKTSAGKIKMFYDDKNYEIPYQVVGKELVRTPAGNFESVKVLVNPNIQTKGLLRPTGQWTLWLDDGMLLPVKMQLSFVIGSVKAELESIEGDRDLLRRVLLKE
- the pdo gene encoding protein disulfide oxidoreductase, translating into MLLGLDVRTQLREIFSKDLKEPVNIKLFSQAIGCDTCPTAEELLKEVAQLDERIKLDIYSPLVDREISARYGIERVPTIVVEGDKDYGIRYIGLPAGLEFSTLVHTILQVSKREPKLSEKTLEFLSEIDVPIEIMVFVTTSCGYCPAAAITAVNFAIANDNIKAVVVDASENPDLAQLYQVVGVPKIVINRGLVEFVGAQPENAFLGYVMAAYGRLKNGQA
- a CDS encoding LptF/LptG family permease — translated: MLWNWIAWRTIRLSLLVSTFLTLSFFIVQLVKLDKLIFKLPVFDAVGFMFLWWSYFFVYFIPSSLLLSWCWNLYELKENKKLHVMQTFGISLGNVLFHTLLRLSPLLLAMAVGAYLLHQSDISTARNILLSKYYSKLLMGIPAGDFYTAGDVTFYVGEREGNTWKNVFLKTQDLTVVAKEAVLHSDGILLKHGSVLTEKENKRFLARFDVYLLRLGTPPGTISQTTTKDTLVNFINLFFSIALIPVVSPLVLGLIRTHTQLYYLVGLISIFYHLTILLIRSSLTFS
- the queA gene encoding tRNA preQ1(34) S-adenosylmethionine ribosyltransferase-isomerase QueA is translated as MRTEEFDYYLPKELIAKYPVEPRHAARLMVINRKDGSIKHDIFWNLPLYLQEGDLVIFNNSKVLPARLFGHKPTGGRVEILLTDYVDKHVWRALIGGKNIREGMVIEVGEDLKVEVRRHLEGGKFEVFLISSDPARALDRYGHIPIPPYLEREDEPIDRVYYQTVFAQEEGSVAAPTASLHFSQELLDRLEEFGIKKAFITLHVSYGTFKPVKVSEVEEHRVDPEYIKVPQETIELIKRTKEKGKRVVAVGTTVVRALETAVDKPYEGWTDLYIYPGYQFKVVDALVTNFHLPRSSLLFLVCAFGGKDLIMHAYNVAVKERYRFYSYGDGMLIL